One Synechococcus sp. CC9605 genomic window carries:
- a CDS encoding helix-turn-helix transcriptional regulator: protein MSASAPANTRDAVLSLLLERGEEDAGTLAGAVGISVQAMRRHLRSLADSGLVRASSNASGPGRPSNRWCLTDEGRAQFPDGSGRFALGLLNSMRSHLPEATVRQLLNQQAESKASQYRQSLGEASLEARLEHLARLRRDEGYVTVCNRDDDGISWRLEEAHCSVQRIAEEFPAVCDQELLLIRRTVPDCRVERVHWRLEGGHACGFRITPLAQG from the coding sequence ATGAGCGCCTCGGCCCCCGCCAACACCCGCGACGCCGTGCTCTCCCTGCTGCTGGAGCGCGGGGAGGAGGACGCTGGCACCCTCGCCGGGGCCGTAGGCATTTCCGTGCAGGCCATGCGGCGGCACCTGCGCTCCCTTGCCGACAGCGGCCTGGTCCGCGCCAGCAGCAATGCCAGCGGTCCGGGTCGTCCCAGCAACCGCTGGTGCCTCACCGACGAAGGACGGGCCCAGTTCCCCGATGGCAGCGGCCGCTTCGCCCTCGGCCTGCTGAATTCGATGCGCAGCCATCTCCCCGAAGCAACCGTGCGCCAGCTGCTGAATCAGCAGGCGGAGTCAAAGGCCAGCCAGTACCGGCAAAGCCTCGGCGAAGCCTCCCTGGAAGCTCGACTCGAACACCTGGCACGGCTGCGCCGCGACGAGGGCTACGTGACGGTCTGCAACCGGGACGACGACGGCATCAGCTGGCGGCTCGAGGAAGCCCACTGCTCCGTGCAGCGCATTGCCGAAGAATTTCCTGCGGTCTGCGACCAGGAATTGCTGCTGATTCGCCGCACCGTGCCGGACTGCCGGGTGGAACGGGTGCATTGGCGGCTCGAGGGGGGGCACGCCTGCGGGTTCCGCATCACCCCGTTGGCGCAGGGCTGA
- a CDS encoding phycobiliprotein lyase, whose translation MLEISDALSFFRLSCGRWTSQRSQHHLLHRRAEAGASFIVVEELLKGDERLAEIAERNNASVEQIVGGCWVRWSGSMAWDRAGESHEDQTMFGLIPKDETGRRGLLLRDRGYAEKAPVAGQFRMDDENGLILTTDYEMMSSLERFWFASENVRLRTSTVQGLSNNASFCIETRQLDDIDQPSPARASSGAALAPFGW comes from the coding sequence ATGCTTGAGATCTCGGACGCCCTCAGCTTCTTTCGTCTGAGCTGTGGCCGCTGGACCTCACAACGCAGTCAGCACCACCTGCTGCATCGCCGCGCCGAAGCCGGCGCCTCCTTCATCGTTGTGGAGGAACTGCTCAAGGGCGACGAACGCCTTGCGGAGATCGCCGAACGCAACAACGCCAGCGTTGAGCAGATCGTGGGGGGGTGCTGGGTGCGCTGGAGCGGATCGATGGCCTGGGATCGGGCCGGTGAATCTCATGAAGACCAGACCATGTTCGGACTGATCCCCAAAGACGAAACGGGTCGACGGGGACTGCTGCTGCGGGATCGCGGTTATGCCGAAAAAGCACCGGTGGCGGGCCAGTTCCGCATGGACGACGAAAACGGCCTGATCCTCACGACCGACTACGAAATGATGAGCTCCCTGGAGCGCTTCTGGTTCGCCAGCGAGAACGTGCGGCTGCGCACCAGCACGGTGCAGGGGCTCTCCAACAACGCCTCCTTCTGCATCGAAACCCGGCAGCTGGACGATATTGATCAGCCCAGCCCGGCGAGGGCTTCAAGCGGAGCCGCCCTTGCCCCCTTCGGCTGGTAA
- a CDS encoding phycobilisome rod-core linker polypeptide, giving the protein MDAVARVAIPLLEYAPITQNSLRSGVPNLRVGSDEGSRAYSLEIADDRDNFDTVVEAGYRQIFFHAFKTDRDVNLESQLKDGQITVRDFIRGLLLSDTFKRTFYGFNSNYKVVRHLCERILGRKVNGKGEELSWSIVIATKGLEGLVDVLLDSTEYLDAFGYDTVPYQRNRVLPGRELGDTPFNITTPRYDEYYRNILGFPQLVFTGGPAKRLPERAKIKKGGSPQDYMAWVSEIGNPRRVGPSTSADMDYLTKVPYRTIGR; this is encoded by the coding sequence GTGGATGCTGTAGCTCGCGTGGCCATTCCTCTTCTGGAGTACGCACCGATTACTCAGAACTCTCTGAGGTCAGGTGTTCCGAACCTTCGTGTCGGCTCCGACGAGGGATCCCGGGCTTACTCCCTGGAAATCGCAGACGATCGCGACAATTTCGACACCGTCGTCGAAGCCGGCTATCGGCAGATCTTCTTCCACGCCTTCAAAACTGATCGGGACGTCAACCTTGAGTCCCAGCTGAAGGATGGCCAGATCACCGTTCGCGATTTCATTCGCGGTCTGCTGCTCTCCGACACCTTCAAGCGCACCTTCTACGGATTCAACAGCAATTACAAAGTTGTCCGTCACCTGTGCGAGAGGATCCTTGGCCGCAAAGTGAACGGCAAGGGTGAAGAGCTCTCCTGGTCGATCGTGATTGCGACCAAAGGCTTGGAAGGCCTCGTCGATGTGTTGCTCGACAGCACCGAGTACCTCGACGCCTTCGGTTACGACACGGTTCCCTACCAGCGGAACCGCGTTCTACCCGGCCGAGAGCTCGGTGACACTCCCTTCAACATCACCACCCCCCGCTACGACGAGTACTACCGGAACATTCTTGGCTTCCCCCAACTCGTTTTTACAGGCGGGCCTGCCAAGAGGCTTCCGGAGCGCGCGAAGATCAAAAAGGGTGGGTCTCCGCAGGACTACATGGCCTGGGTGAGCGAAATCGGCAATCCCCGCCGAGTCGGCCCAAGCACCAGCGCCGATATGGACTACCTAACCAAGGTGCCTTATCGCACCATCGGCCGCTGA
- a CDS encoding DUF4912 domain-containing protein, translated as MSQTLSSLARLTLRQLRQIASDLGVPLYSRKSKETLVDEVAKRQQKRGGDLKAIEAELNAPPIGSSETRVVFLPRDPQWAYVFWEISDTDRKVAQKDGASRLCLRLADVTGMQDGNAHPHTLQEVPVDSHSTEWYLPVPLCDRDYRVELGYRIGSNWMSLAFSSVARVPALHPSEQILDQFVPFSLDAAPAEPVATPVAPIESSNSGLHERLYQSATVHYRRRRVGSEEFQEGFDTSADTSGLNDSGAGLWASGRNESGIGGVAPRQRSFWLVADAELIVYGATDPSARLTIGGEEVPLSTDGTFRIQVPFRDGQQMYGIEATASDGEQKRNITLNFERQTPEDNSNPASEARAEWF; from the coding sequence GTGTCCCAAACCCTGTCATCACTGGCACGTCTCACCCTTCGTCAACTGCGTCAGATCGCCAGCGACTTAGGGGTGCCGCTCTACAGCCGCAAAAGCAAGGAGACCTTGGTCGACGAGGTTGCAAAGCGTCAGCAGAAGCGCGGTGGAGACCTGAAGGCCATCGAGGCTGAGCTCAACGCACCACCTATCGGCAGCAGCGAGACCCGCGTGGTGTTCCTGCCGCGTGATCCCCAGTGGGCCTATGTGTTCTGGGAGATTTCGGACACCGACCGGAAGGTGGCCCAGAAAGATGGCGCCAGCCGGCTCTGCCTACGCCTGGCAGACGTGACCGGGATGCAGGACGGCAACGCCCATCCCCATACGCTGCAGGAAGTGCCCGTCGACAGCCACAGCACCGAGTGGTACTTGCCAGTGCCTCTCTGCGACCGGGATTATCGGGTGGAACTGGGCTACCGCATCGGCTCCAACTGGATGTCGTTGGCCTTCTCTTCAGTGGCCCGCGTTCCCGCTCTCCACCCAAGCGAGCAGATCCTTGATCAGTTCGTGCCCTTCAGCCTCGATGCAGCCCCGGCCGAACCGGTTGCAACTCCCGTCGCACCGATTGAATCCAGCAACAGTGGTCTGCATGAGCGGCTCTACCAAAGCGCCACGGTTCACTACCGGAGACGTCGGGTTGGCTCTGAAGAATTCCAAGAAGGCTTCGACACTTCGGCTGACACGTCCGGCTTGAACGACTCAGGTGCTGGACTCTGGGCCAGCGGCCGCAACGAGTCGGGCATTGGTGGCGTAGCTCCTCGCCAACGATCCTTCTGGCTGGTGGCTGACGCAGAACTGATCGTCTACGGCGCCACCGACCCTTCGGCCCGTCTCACCATCGGTGGAGAAGAAGTGCCTCTTTCCACCGATGGCACCTTCCGGATTCAAGTGCCCTTCCGCGATGGCCAGCAGATGTACGGCATCGAAGCCACCGCTTCCGATGGAGAGCAAAAGCGCAACATCACGCTCAACTTTGAGCGCCAGACGCCCGAAGACAACAGCAACCCTGCAAGCGAAGCCCGCGCCGAGTGGTTCTGA
- a CDS encoding phospholipase D-like domain-containing protein, giving the protein MVLENNYSQAWSQLRPSRLNQRGRQRWHQLNKLADSNGDGRTSSEEAFLGDAIALLQAANIPLIDDTEDGSSGSGLMHHKFLVIDQTTVITGSANLTSSGLHGDADRPSSRGNVNHLLQINSPELALVFRQEFAQM; this is encoded by the coding sequence GTGGTGCTGGAGAACAACTACAGCCAGGCCTGGAGCCAACTCCGGCCCAGCCGATTGAACCAGCGAGGCAGGCAACGCTGGCATCAGTTGAACAAACTGGCCGACAGCAATGGAGATGGCAGAACAAGTTCAGAGGAAGCCTTCCTCGGGGATGCCATTGCGCTACTCCAAGCGGCAAACATTCCACTGATTGACGACACCGAAGACGGGAGCAGCGGCAGCGGCTTGATGCACCACAAGTTTCTGGTAATCGACCAAACAACAGTGATTACAGGCAGCGCCAATCTCACCAGTTCCGGCCTCCACGGTGATGCGGACCGGCCCTCCAGCCGCGGCAATGTGAATCACCTGCTGCAGATCAACAGCCCTGAGCTGGCCTTGGTATTCCGCCAGGAATTCGCCCAGATGTGA
- a CDS encoding phospholipase D-like domain-containing protein — protein MGDIRVDVLFSPHPKKDRNHGLNLLAEQLKAAKKSIDMALFVFSAQQLTNALREQMKQGVEIRLVADPGFASRPFSEVLDLLGVTLPDHTCKVEAGNRPLEQGLKGIGTPRLARGDKLHHKFAVIDNKTVITGSFNWSPSAAHTNDETLLAIHSPQLAKHFNREMDRLWDTAEMGITPHIQRKLDRQKIRCGDGVLR, from the coding sequence ATGGGGGACATCCGCGTGGATGTGCTTTTTTCACCCCATCCCAAGAAAGATCGGAATCACGGGCTAAACCTATTGGCAGAGCAATTGAAAGCCGCAAAAAAGAGCATTGATATGGCACTATTTGTGTTCTCAGCACAGCAACTCACCAACGCGCTGCGGGAGCAAATGAAGCAAGGCGTTGAGATCAGACTGGTTGCGGATCCGGGGTTTGCAAGCCGCCCGTTCTCAGAAGTGCTCGATCTACTGGGGGTCACCCTTCCAGATCACACCTGCAAGGTGGAAGCTGGCAATCGCCCGCTGGAGCAGGGCCTGAAAGGGATCGGCACCCCTCGCCTCGCCCGCGGCGACAAGCTCCACCACAAGTTCGCCGTGATCGACAACAAAACCGTGATCACAGGATCCTTCAACTGGTCGCCCTCTGCTGCACACACCAACGACGAAACCCTGCTAGCGATCCACTCACCCCAACTCGCCAAACACTTCAACCGTGAGATGGATCGCCTTTGGGACACGGCTGAAATGGGCATCACACCGCACATCCAACGAAAACTCGATCGTCAAAAGATTCGATGCGGGGACGGGGTACTGAGATGA
- a CDS encoding methyltransferase domain-containing protein, which translates to MAGFGGEAHGKTSKSAKKPQLNFQKWFNQAIYSHKTGRLREAESIYKKMIAAGTSDPAVFCNLAILCKNSGRIKESLQHYEQALAFQPDDPQIYSNIGNLYRDIGKLDQALQFTLKSLDLDHESSTFQMNLGSIYRDLGETDEALTATVKAIELDEGNIKALQNLKSLASDININAFNGDCARKAYELLLNCNDLSHRKICQLFIQDYLNDIETATKADNIISDNNQTFYRLASDLRFRKSLTLLIPPHQKIEEFLTRLRKDFLVQAKSDVTIPPKLKPLLEALATQCFLNEYVYWQSNEEQQWVKNLIKKIKESRSAFRKYLPIIGCYTPIYDIASREDINKYPINSDESKAFIDTQYNDVETEKSIKARLNSSNEITDKISLAVQKMYEENPYPQYKHADHTHPHFAKPTAEFISLETTIANPSFNHELLAPNSRPKILIAGCGTGNQVINASRYKNAQITAIDISKNSLSYAARKTQGYKMQNVQLQQLDILDAKSLPNSYDVIECSGVLHHMQDPARGLAALNSKLKPGGYIKIGLYSKLARQNVTAARELIKSLGIKSTPEEIRDFRRRIFNDDQHELKNLSILVNDFYSLSECRDLCFHVQEHQFTTESLQKLLEAENLEFCGFMVPAAIKMAYHRSFPEDTNGTSLSNWGEFENNNPTTFQSMYQFWAYKPF; encoded by the coding sequence GTGGCTGGATTTGGAGGGGAAGCGCATGGAAAAACGAGCAAATCGGCGAAAAAGCCGCAACTGAACTTCCAGAAATGGTTCAACCAAGCCATTTATTCTCACAAGACAGGTCGACTACGAGAAGCCGAGTCGATTTATAAAAAAATGATCGCTGCGGGAACATCCGATCCTGCAGTATTTTGCAATCTTGCAATCCTATGCAAGAACAGCGGCAGAATCAAAGAATCCCTTCAACACTACGAACAAGCCTTAGCTTTCCAGCCGGACGACCCCCAGATCTACAGCAACATCGGCAATTTATACCGAGACATCGGCAAGCTTGATCAAGCACTTCAATTCACATTGAAATCGCTCGATCTTGACCACGAATCATCAACTTTCCAGATGAATCTGGGCAGTATTTACCGAGACCTTGGAGAAACAGATGAAGCCCTAACAGCCACCGTCAAAGCGATCGAGTTGGACGAAGGGAACATCAAAGCGCTGCAAAATTTAAAAAGCCTGGCCAGCGACATCAACATCAATGCATTCAACGGGGACTGCGCCAGAAAAGCCTATGAATTACTGCTTAATTGCAATGACCTTTCTCACCGGAAAATATGTCAATTGTTCATACAAGATTACTTGAACGACATCGAAACAGCCACCAAAGCAGACAACATCATCTCAGACAACAACCAGACTTTTTATCGCCTGGCATCAGACTTGAGATTCAGAAAGTCACTGACATTACTAATCCCACCCCACCAAAAAATCGAGGAGTTCCTCACTCGGCTAAGAAAAGATTTCCTGGTTCAAGCCAAGAGCGACGTCACAATACCTCCCAAGCTGAAACCACTCCTGGAGGCACTGGCAACACAATGCTTTCTGAATGAATACGTTTATTGGCAATCAAACGAAGAACAACAATGGGTCAAAAATCTGATCAAAAAAATCAAGGAAAGCAGATCAGCTTTCAGGAAATATTTGCCCATTATAGGCTGCTACACACCCATCTATGACATCGCCAGTCGAGAAGACATCAACAAGTACCCCATCAATAGCGACGAGAGCAAGGCCTTCATCGACACCCAATACAACGACGTCGAAACAGAGAAGAGCATCAAAGCCCGACTCAATAGCAGTAACGAAATAACGGACAAAATCTCACTTGCAGTCCAGAAGATGTACGAGGAAAATCCATACCCTCAATACAAACATGCAGACCACACCCATCCCCATTTCGCAAAACCAACAGCTGAATTCATCTCCTTAGAAACAACCATTGCCAATCCCTCGTTCAACCATGAACTCCTGGCACCCAACTCCAGGCCGAAGATCCTGATTGCCGGATGCGGAACTGGAAACCAAGTGATCAACGCCAGCCGCTACAAAAATGCGCAAATCACTGCCATAGACATCAGCAAGAACAGCCTGTCGTATGCAGCCAGAAAAACGCAAGGCTACAAGATGCAGAACGTTCAGCTCCAGCAACTTGACATTCTTGATGCAAAATCGCTTCCAAATAGCTACGACGTTATTGAGTGCAGCGGCGTTCTGCATCACATGCAAGATCCTGCCAGAGGGCTGGCAGCGCTCAACAGCAAACTGAAGCCAGGTGGCTACATAAAGATTGGCTTATACAGTAAACTTGCCAGACAGAACGTGACAGCAGCACGAGAGCTGATCAAGAGCCTGGGCATTAAAAGCACGCCAGAGGAAATCAGAGATTTTCGCAGACGAATATTCAACGATGATCAGCACGAACTGAAAAACTTATCGATCCTTGTGAATGACTTCTATTCGCTCTCCGAATGCCGCGATCTTTGCTTTCATGTTCAAGAGCATCAATTCACCACAGAGAGCCTGCAAAAACTTTTAGAGGCTGAAAATCTGGAATTTTGCGGCTTCATGGTGCCAGCAGCAATCAAGATGGCATACCACCGTTCTTTTCCAGAGGACACCAATGGAACATCACTGAGCAATTGGGGAGAATTCGAAAACAACAATCCCACAACTTTTCAAAGCATGTATCAATTCTGGGCTTACAAACCATTTTAG